The following coding sequences are from one Patescibacteria group bacterium window:
- a CDS encoding acetate--CoA ligase family protein gives MNFSALLHPRSIAVVGASHDRKKIGNVLFRNCLGFGYRGKVYPVNPTAKRIEGKRAYASIGSLPVRPDLVIIATPAVTVPAVLRDAVRARAKAVIVISAGFAETGMVGTKLERQIMAIAKKGKLALLGPNCLGMVLPHLKLNASFSQGMPDVGNVTILSQSGAIAVANMEWAKKHHVGFRAVVSLGNKAVLGEEALLEVFGKDKGTGVILMYLEDIRSGRAFLETAQQVSKQKPVIILRAGKTAAGAKAAFSHTGALAGSGEVTDALLRQAGCTVVRTTDEWFALAAAFEQLKRAKGNRLAILTNAGGAGILATDAMAGTALQFASFKPKTIQALRKVLPPAASVHNPVDVIGDAPPKRYADALRVVVADPGVDIVVACITHQMVTQSRLVAKAIVEIQKRTPKPIIPVFIGGAQVQRALDTVRKANLSGFAYPETGIFAAGALARMSKVKLPIRPVTKLQPQSAGKLTSLVGAQAAKLLRSAKISVLPTYAIQSAQQAVKVAKRLAYPVVMKLEASSVLHKTEAGAVTVDLHTPAMVQAAYTTFARRFRKELKNPNAHIVLQDQRQGGVELILGAVRDPQFGPIIVLGFGGIFVEAMHSVAYACAPMTLADVKIFVESSPVWKVLRGARGQEFATREVMHLVAKLSSFIAKHPKVQSVDLNPVLVNHRAATPVDARIMQFPV, from the coding sequence ATGAACTTTTCTGCACTCTTGCATCCAAGATCAATCGCCGTGGTTGGCGCATCGCATGATCGAAAGAAAATTGGGAATGTGCTATTCCGCAATTGCTTAGGTTTTGGCTACCGAGGAAAAGTGTACCCGGTTAATCCCACGGCCAAACGGATTGAAGGAAAGCGGGCGTATGCATCCATTGGCAGCCTCCCAGTACGTCCAGACCTGGTAATCATTGCTACACCAGCTGTTACCGTGCCTGCGGTGCTGCGGGATGCTGTGCGTGCCAGAGCCAAAGCAGTAATTGTCATTAGCGCCGGGTTCGCGGAAACCGGAATGGTTGGCACAAAGCTTGAACGTCAGATTATGGCGATTGCGAAAAAAGGAAAACTGGCTCTGCTGGGTCCAAATTGTTTGGGCATGGTTTTGCCACACCTAAAGCTCAATGCGTCATTTAGCCAAGGTATGCCAGACGTAGGAAACGTGACCATCCTGTCCCAATCCGGCGCAATTGCCGTGGCCAACATGGAGTGGGCAAAGAAGCATCACGTTGGCTTCCGGGCAGTGGTGAGTTTGGGAAACAAGGCAGTCTTGGGGGAGGAAGCGTTGCTTGAAGTGTTTGGGAAAGATAAAGGAACCGGGGTTATCCTCATGTACTTGGAAGACATCCGCAGTGGCCGAGCTTTTTTGGAAACGGCACAGCAGGTGTCCAAGCAGAAGCCAGTCATCATCTTGCGCGCGGGCAAGACCGCCGCCGGCGCAAAAGCTGCATTCTCGCACACCGGTGCATTGGCGGGGAGTGGGGAAGTGACCGATGCCTTGCTGCGTCAGGCGGGTTGTACCGTGGTGCGTACTACCGATGAATGGTTTGCCCTTGCGGCGGCGTTTGAGCAACTCAAGCGGGCAAAAGGAAATCGGTTGGCGATTTTGACTAATGCTGGCGGTGCGGGTATTTTGGCGACTGATGCTATGGCTGGAACCGCGCTGCAATTCGCGTCGTTCAAGCCAAAGACGATCCAAGCGCTGCGCAAAGTGCTTCCTCCTGCTGCCAGTGTGCACAACCCGGTTGATGTTATTGGTGACGCGCCGCCCAAGCGTTACGCAGACGCCTTACGAGTTGTAGTCGCAGATCCCGGGGTAGACATCGTGGTCGCTTGCATCACGCACCAAATGGTGACGCAGAGCCGCCTCGTGGCCAAAGCGATTGTCGAAATACAAAAGCGAACACCCAAGCCAATTATCCCAGTGTTCATTGGTGGTGCACAGGTGCAGCGAGCATTGGATACTGTTCGGAAGGCAAACCTCTCCGGTTTCGCTTACCCAGAGACAGGCATTTTTGCCGCAGGGGCATTGGCCAGAATGAGCAAAGTAAAACTTCCCATTCGGCCAGTGACAAAGCTACAACCGCAATCTGCGGGAAAGCTCACGAGTCTGGTTGGCGCCCAAGCCGCAAAACTTCTTCGATCAGCAAAGATTTCCGTGCTCCCAACCTACGCAATTCAGTCAGCGCAACAGGCGGTGAAAGTTGCCAAGCGACTTGCATATCCGGTTGTCATGAAGCTAGAAGCCTCCAGTGTTTTGCATAAAACCGAAGCAGGGGCAGTAACGGTTGATCTCCACACCCCAGCCATGGTGCAAGCGGCATATACGACGTTTGCCCGTCGTTTCAGAAAAGAATTAAAGAACCCTAACGCACATATTGTTTTGCAAGACCAGCGTCAGGGCGGAGTTGAGCTTATTCTCGGTGCGGTTCGTGATCCGCAGTTTGGGCCGATTATTGTCCTGGGGTTTGGGGGCATCTTTGTGGAAGCCATGCACAGCGTGGCTTACGCGTGCGCGCCCATGACTTTGGCTGATGTAAAAATTTTTGTGGAATCTTCACCAGTCTGGAAAGTGCTCCGGGGTGCGCGCGGCCAGGAATTTGCCACCCGGGAAGTTATGCACTTGGTTGCGAAGCTCAGTTCGTTCATTGCCAAACACCCTAAGGTGCAGAGTGTGGATCTTAACCCAGTACTGGTCAATCACCGAGCTGCAACACCTGTGGATGCCCGGATTATGCAATTTCCTGTATGA
- a CDS encoding PEP-utilizing enzyme gives MHERFADRFLHAGQNQLLTKQEGNLSLLNFACLLKGCSPAYTRRYYGKMDFGSLAFFSQKKHGISFFSLQKYQETTRRTFSAYHQRNTKKSPNVQDFQKLWRVVDGLYSKFNEQRIRQLDEQALQKCISEILDKIARLLAMTVYTESLDIPQIQTYFRESGGRASIENSFLQKVVVPTFASFSQHAHKLLLKKYSNHDAQFLFSDYFSSPTEIQAQTRAHSFIRQKGGVQAMRQTLRQMQKMTKKSEQVIRHFWKKLLPQERKVFAFVQASIALRDLRKIPFNKLLVLLNTATREVLQRNKIPAQLSPYVFYAELEEGVVRQPSYLKVLRSRERRGVNAYFFPNAVHIRSGAYNQELKQLLRAVGSKARSTQLQGTTAFIGVVEGKVQRILSEKDFHRFRKGNILVTSMTRPEFVPLLKKSIAIITDEGGVTCHAAIISRELQIPCIVGTQIATRVLKDGMQVRVDAKHGVVQVLKNK, from the coding sequence ATGCATGAACGTTTTGCTGATCGTTTTCTACATGCAGGTCAAAATCAGCTTCTCACAAAGCAGGAAGGGAACCTCTCGCTTCTCAATTTTGCCTGTTTGTTAAAAGGGTGTTCCCCAGCCTATACCCGACGATACTACGGAAAAATGGATTTTGGATCCCTTGCTTTTTTTAGCCAAAAGAAGCATGGTATTTCTTTTTTCTCATTACAAAAGTATCAAGAAACCACTCGTCGTACGTTCAGTGCATATCATCAACGAAATACGAAAAAAAGCCCAAATGTACAGGATTTTCAGAAGTTGTGGAGGGTGGTTGATGGTTTATATAGCAAGTTCAATGAACAGCGTATTCGTCAATTAGATGAACAAGCTTTACAGAAGTGCATTTCCGAAATTTTAGACAAGATTGCCCGTCTTTTGGCGATGACCGTGTATACCGAGTCATTGGATATTCCGCAAATACAAACTTACTTTCGCGAAAGTGGTGGAAGAGCGAGTATAGAAAATTCTTTCTTGCAAAAAGTTGTGGTACCAACCTTCGCATCATTTTCTCAGCATGCTCACAAGTTACTCCTTAAAAAATATTCGAATCATGATGCGCAATTTCTCTTCAGTGATTACTTTTCCAGCCCAACCGAGATACAAGCACAAACCCGAGCACATAGTTTCATTCGTCAAAAAGGTGGTGTACAGGCAATGCGCCAAACACTACGGCAAATGCAAAAAATGACAAAAAAATCAGAGCAGGTTATACGTCATTTTTGGAAGAAGTTACTACCGCAGGAGCGTAAAGTTTTCGCTTTTGTCCAAGCGAGTATTGCTTTACGGGATCTCCGAAAAATCCCGTTTAATAAACTGTTGGTGCTTTTAAACACTGCAACTCGGGAGGTGCTGCAACGAAATAAAATCCCAGCGCAACTATCCCCGTATGTTTTTTATGCTGAGCTTGAGGAAGGGGTGGTTCGTCAACCTTCCTATCTAAAAGTTTTACGTAGCCGGGAACGAAGAGGTGTGAACGCCTACTTTTTTCCAAATGCTGTCCATATCCGATCCGGCGCCTATAACCAAGAATTGAAGCAATTACTACGAGCCGTTGGGTCGAAGGCTCGGTCTACTCAACTGCAAGGGACAACTGCATTCATAGGCGTCGTGGAAGGGAAAGTGCAACGAATTCTGAGTGAAAAAGATTTTCACCGCTTCCGGAAAGGGAATATATTAGTTACCAGTATGACACGGCCTGAATTTGTCCCCCTACTTAAAAAGTCAATCGCCATCATCACTGACGAAGGTGGGGTGACTTGCCATGCCGCAATTATTTCTCGTGAATTACAAATTCCTTGTATTGTGGGAACGCAAATTGCTACAAGGGTGTTGAAAGATGGCATGCAGGTGCGAGTGGATGCTAAACATGGTGTTGTGCAGGTGTTGAAAAACAAGTAA
- a CDS encoding ribonuclease III domain-containing protein codes for MKNAIAQYFAKALGLQLRTRRALAVAIGLPDKKKYRTPFYTRDQLAFLGDGVIHFFVCEQLIRHEGLDPALASKMASMGWSNKRLASILQKSAVDIYLQDLLHNQDLPNAHSLGTTYEALVGALYIERGIREAKRFLQETLHPEMQWKANDRAITCPITELAKYVRQVYRTFVEYRVFFRNGKFVAQALIFQRSYDSATGKTSKEAKVRVATNLLDKITSKKIAISARM; via the coding sequence GTGAAAAATGCTATTGCCCAGTACTTCGCAAAAGCTCTGGGCTTACAACTGCGAACACGGAGAGCACTTGCAGTGGCTATTGGTTTACCAGACAAAAAGAAATACCGAACCCCATTCTACACTCGGGATCAACTTGCTTTCCTGGGTGACGGTGTTATCCATTTCTTTGTCTGTGAACAACTGATACGTCATGAGGGTCTCGATCCTGCGTTGGCCAGTAAGATGGCGTCAATGGGTTGGAGTAACAAACGCCTTGCTTCGATACTCCAAAAAAGTGCGGTAGATATTTATTTACAAGATCTTTTGCACAACCAAGACCTGCCGAACGCACATTCTTTAGGAACGACCTATGAGGCACTGGTTGGAGCCCTCTACATTGAGCGGGGTATACGTGAAGCAAAACGGTTTTTACAAGAAACGCTTCATCCAGAGATGCAGTGGAAGGCCAACGATAGAGCAATAACCTGTCCAATAACCGAACTAGCCAAGTACGTTCGACAGGTGTACAGGACATTCGTGGAATACCGCGTTTTCTTTAGAAATGGAAAATTTGTTGCCCAAGCACTTATTTTTCAACGGAGTTACGACTCCGCAACGGGAAAAACTTCAAAAGAAGCAAAAGTTCGTGTTGCGACAAATTTACTTGACAAAATCACTTCCAAAAAAATAGCGATTTCTGCACGGATGTGA
- a CDS encoding ABC transporter permease yields the protein MMEIFRNMFRRKMRTVLTIVGITVGIFAFTVMGSMALRFNKMIAGGKSFITGQITLMPKGTSFTSMGGAAFLPVDTLQQISKVEGVQAVAAGVELALKEPDPDNPTGEFSFGPPPTIEGMDLNSTYENRNWKTMDMKAGRMLAKGDKDNQVTVGYTIAIDKGLKVGDETEIRGRKFEVIGIIDQTLTGPDQYVFMSLKSARELLVESNPFLKSLKERSDEAAKISDADLAKLPEATRKQVLDARAFKLEDVTQMGAVSWQDGQDPDVVANRIKDQFKDEVIVLSPIKLGETIDKASAIFNAIILGSAVIALIVGGFSIINTMVMSISERKREIGIKKAIGASNRSIAWDYTLEAGAIGILGGLIGMGFGLLAIFFINGQTAKSGAEIFLVTPGFMVGVVVFSLVLGLVAGLLPAVRASKMNAVDAIREL from the coding sequence ATGATGGAAATTTTTCGAAACATGTTTCGGCGGAAAATGCGAACTGTGCTGACCATCGTTGGTATCACCGTGGGCATTTTTGCGTTTACGGTTATGGGTTCCATGGCACTCCGTTTCAACAAAATGATTGCCGGGGGGAAGAGCTTCATTACCGGGCAGATTACGCTCATGCCCAAAGGGACGTCATTCACCTCCATGGGCGGTGCCGCGTTTTTGCCGGTTGATACCCTGCAGCAAATCAGCAAGGTGGAAGGTGTGCAGGCAGTTGCGGCTGGCGTGGAATTAGCTTTGAAGGAACCAGACCCAGATAATCCAACCGGGGAGTTTAGTTTTGGTCCGCCGCCGACCATTGAAGGTATGGATCTCAACTCTACCTATGAAAATCGGAACTGGAAGACCATGGATATGAAAGCTGGGCGAATGCTGGCGAAAGGGGACAAGGATAACCAGGTCACTGTCGGCTACACCATTGCTATTGATAAAGGATTGAAGGTTGGTGATGAAACGGAAATTCGTGGTCGGAAGTTTGAAGTGATTGGGATTATTGATCAAACCCTCACGGGGCCTGACCAGTACGTATTCATGTCCCTCAAGTCTGCACGTGAGCTGCTTGTGGAATCCAACCCTTTCCTTAAGTCTTTGAAAGAACGCTCAGACGAAGCAGCGAAAATCTCTGATGCAGATTTGGCAAAGTTGCCTGAAGCAACCCGGAAGCAGGTTTTGGATGCACGCGCGTTCAAGCTAGAAGACGTGACGCAAATGGGTGCTGTTTCCTGGCAGGATGGTCAAGACCCAGATGTGGTGGCGAATCGGATCAAGGATCAATTCAAAGATGAAGTCATTGTCCTCTCGCCCATCAAACTTGGGGAGACCATTGATAAAGCCTCAGCGATTTTCAACGCAATTATTCTTGGGAGCGCGGTCATTGCGTTGATTGTGGGTGGCTTCTCCATTATCAACACCATGGTCATGTCCATTTCTGAGCGGAAGCGGGAAATTGGGATTAAGAAAGCCATTGGTGCCTCCAACCGTTCCATTGCGTGGGACTACACTTTGGAAGCTGGTGCCATTGGGATTTTGGGTGGGCTCATTGGCATGGGCTTTGGCCTGCTGGCAATTTTCTTCATCAACGGGCAAACGGCGAAGAGTGGAGCTGAGATCTTCCTGGTTACTCCTGGCTTCATGGTTGGGGTGGTGGTTTTCTCCCTGGTCTTGGGTTTGGTCGCAGGTCTCTTGCCGGCCGTCCGTGCATCCAAGATGAATGCGGTTGATGCAATTCGTGAACTGTAA
- a CDS encoding 2-oxoacid:acceptor oxidoreductase subunit alpha — MKPTVNSFTWKIGGQAGDGIMVTGAMLSKICTRAGLWVTDYSEYPSLIRGGHNTQVVQVDAEQIFSHDQGIEILVALNEETVRLHAKELSPGGVILHDPDKLVINDAMLGNRKDVQVIGVPFLKIANNLGGKDIMRNTVALGATLGLLRAPKELIAGVMHDTFSAKGEAVVKMNEDICMAGYQHVMEHVPEQFGWSMQAQQLPPRMVMTGNDAIVLGLLHGGLKFYAAYPMTPSSSILTGLAEVASTYGIVVRHAEDEISAVNLAIGAAYAGARAATGTSGGGFCLMTEGVGLAAEAEVPLVIVNAMRPGPSTGLPTWTEQGDLRLVMHASQGDFPRIIVAPGDVTQAFQESARAMQIAEAYHLQVTILTDKYLAESHWSTPHFALEQLQPTKAGFADAAMLQGVDTYQRYADTANGVTPRSVPGQPGGVHTANSDEHDAIGHADETSEMRVLQVQKRERKLAAAMADLPPRVLLYGDADADITMVTWGSATLSCREAMRKLTRMGIRVNILQTLYILPFPVEEMHTFFKAAKQTVLVENNFSGQFGGVLREYTGLQCNHQLLKYDGRPFWPEEIVDYVKGIV, encoded by the coding sequence ATGAAACCAACGGTCAATAGTTTTACCTGGAAAATTGGGGGGCAGGCTGGCGATGGCATAATGGTCACCGGCGCCATGCTGAGCAAAATTTGCACACGCGCAGGGTTGTGGGTCACGGACTACAGCGAGTACCCCAGCCTCATTCGGGGTGGGCACAACACCCAGGTGGTGCAGGTGGATGCTGAGCAAATTTTTTCGCACGACCAGGGGATTGAAATCCTGGTTGCTTTGAACGAGGAAACCGTTCGGCTCCATGCCAAAGAGCTGAGTCCAGGTGGGGTCATTCTGCACGACCCAGACAAGCTGGTGATCAACGATGCAATGCTGGGGAATCGAAAAGATGTCCAGGTCATTGGTGTGCCTTTTTTGAAAATCGCGAATAACTTGGGTGGCAAAGATATCATGCGGAACACGGTGGCCTTGGGTGCAACGCTGGGGTTGCTTCGCGCACCCAAGGAGTTGATTGCCGGCGTCATGCACGACACGTTTAGCGCTAAGGGTGAGGCGGTGGTGAAAATGAATGAAGACATTTGCATGGCCGGGTACCAGCACGTGATGGAGCACGTGCCAGAGCAATTTGGCTGGAGCATGCAAGCGCAGCAACTTCCTCCGCGCATGGTGATGACGGGGAATGATGCAATTGTCCTTGGTCTGCTCCATGGTGGTTTGAAATTCTACGCGGCGTATCCCATGACACCTTCATCCTCCATTCTCACGGGTTTGGCGGAAGTAGCCTCAACCTACGGCATTGTGGTTCGCCATGCAGAAGATGAAATTTCTGCCGTGAACCTGGCTATTGGCGCAGCCTACGCCGGTGCCCGCGCTGCCACAGGCACCTCTGGCGGGGGATTCTGCTTAATGACCGAAGGTGTGGGTTTGGCCGCAGAAGCTGAAGTGCCGCTGGTTATTGTGAATGCCATGCGCCCCGGTCCATCCACGGGTTTGCCAACCTGGACAGAGCAAGGGGATCTGCGTTTGGTGATGCATGCCTCGCAAGGGGATTTCCCCCGCATCATTGTGGCGCCAGGTGATGTGACGCAGGCATTTCAAGAATCAGCCCGCGCCATGCAAATTGCCGAAGCCTACCACTTGCAGGTCACTATCCTTACGGATAAGTACTTAGCGGAGAGCCATTGGAGTACTCCACATTTTGCGCTGGAGCAGTTGCAGCCAACCAAAGCCGGGTTTGCTGATGCAGCGATGTTGCAGGGTGTGGATACCTACCAACGGTACGCAGACACGGCAAATGGGGTTACCCCACGCAGTGTCCCAGGGCAGCCGGGTGGGGTGCACACGGCAAATTCTGACGAGCATGATGCAATTGGCCATGCGGACGAAACCTCAGAAATGCGCGTGCTCCAAGTGCAGAAGCGGGAACGGAAACTCGCTGCGGCCATGGCAGACCTGCCGCCGCGTGTCCTTTTGTACGGAGACGCGGATGCGGATATTACTATGGTCACCTGGGGTTCTGCCACGCTCTCATGTCGCGAAGCCATGCGGAAGCTGACCCGGATGGGCATTCGGGTGAACATTCTGCAAACTCTGTACATCCTGCCATTCCCGGTGGAGGAAATGCATACTTTTTTCAAAGCCGCAAAGCAGACTGTGCTGGTGGAGAATAACTTTTCTGGCCAGTTTGGCGGCGTGCTGCGCGAGTACACTGGCTTGCAGTGCAACCATCAACTTTTGAAGTATGATGGTCGGCCTTTCTGGCCAGAGGAAATTGTGGACTACGTGAAAGGGATTGTCTAA
- a CDS encoding PEP/pyruvate-binding domain-containing protein, with protein MYTKEFAKIRKSDSFMAGGKGASLGKMTQARIPVPPGFVILATAFDKFILEGSIATIIGSTLRKVDSRQTKSVVVASKEIRQVIRRTKIPSEIQKAIQQQVSKLGAHFLAVRSSATAEDGVDASWAGELESYLNVTPQNVMAAVRNCWSSLFTPRAIFYRFEKKFQKRKVSVAVVVQTMIQSEVSGVAFTVHPVTKNRNHVVIEAGYGLGEAIVGGKITPDMFVVHKKSGNIIERRISEQHMQIVRSGTGTKETKVPRQKIGLQKLSDAVVLRLAKLCLTIEQHYKKPQDIEWAFAKGKLCIVQSRPITTL; from the coding sequence ATGTATACAAAAGAATTTGCGAAAATTAGGAAATCAGATTCTTTCATGGCTGGGGGTAAAGGCGCATCATTAGGAAAAATGACACAAGCGCGGATACCTGTTCCCCCAGGCTTTGTTATTCTTGCCACGGCATTTGACAAGTTTATTCTTGAAGGGAGTATTGCAACTATCATTGGATCAACGTTGCGAAAGGTAGATTCCCGACAAACCAAGTCTGTCGTTGTCGCTTCTAAAGAAATCCGACAGGTCATACGTCGAACCAAAATTCCCAGTGAAATACAGAAAGCCATTCAGCAGCAAGTTTCAAAATTAGGAGCACATTTTTTAGCAGTACGCTCTTCCGCAACGGCTGAAGATGGGGTTGATGCTTCTTGGGCAGGGGAACTGGAAAGTTACCTTAACGTGACTCCGCAGAATGTTATGGCAGCAGTTCGGAACTGCTGGTCTTCGCTGTTTACCCCTCGAGCAATTTTTTATCGATTTGAAAAGAAATTCCAGAAGAGAAAAGTATCTGTAGCGGTGGTAGTGCAAACGATGATTCAATCCGAAGTATCTGGTGTAGCTTTTACCGTACATCCGGTAACCAAAAATCGAAATCATGTGGTCATTGAAGCAGGCTATGGATTGGGTGAAGCAATTGTGGGTGGAAAAATTACTCCGGATATGTTCGTGGTGCATAAAAAAAGTGGGAACATCATCGAACGTCGCATTAGCGAGCAGCACATGCAGATTGTCCGTTCAGGAACCGGTACAAAGGAGACAAAAGTACCACGTCAAAAAATTGGTTTGCAAAAACTTTCTGATGCAGTCGTGTTACGTCTAGCAAAACTTTGTCTGACCATTGAGCAGCATTACAAAAAGCCCCAAGATATTGAGTGGGCTTTTGCAAAAGGAAAACTATGTATAGTGCAAAGCAGGCCAATTACTACTTTATGA
- a CDS encoding ABC transporter ATP-binding protein, whose translation MIHTENLHKQYRMSKTNVVHALRGVSLDVQEGDFTAIIGPSGGGKSTLLHILGLLDKPDNGTFILDGIDVMKMKEKEAHLVRAKKLGFIFQGFNLIPTLTALENVMQAGRYGGLNAKARKTRALELLEQVGLHQRGNHKPNELSGGQQQRVAIARALMNKPTIILADEPTGELDSKTSAEIIAMLQQLNKEHNQTFLMVTHNLDVAAMCKKVVKLVDGKNET comes from the coding sequence TTGATTCATACCGAAAACCTGCACAAGCAGTACCGCATGTCCAAAACGAACGTCGTGCACGCGCTGCGGGGGGTGAGCCTGGACGTCCAGGAAGGGGATTTCACTGCAATCATTGGTCCTTCTGGCGGCGGCAAATCCACGCTCTTGCACATCCTGGGCTTGCTGGATAAACCAGACAACGGGACGTTCATACTCGACGGCATTGATGTGATGAAAATGAAGGAGAAGGAAGCGCACCTGGTTCGCGCCAAAAAACTAGGTTTCATCTTCCAAGGCTTTAACCTCATTCCCACGCTCACCGCGTTAGAAAACGTGATGCAAGCTGGGCGCTATGGCGGTCTCAATGCCAAAGCACGAAAAACGCGAGCTTTAGAACTCTTGGAGCAGGTTGGTCTACACCAGCGCGGCAATCACAAACCCAATGAACTCTCAGGTGGCCAGCAGCAGCGAGTTGCCATTGCTCGGGCACTCATGAACAAACCCACCATTATTCTGGCGGATGAGCCAACTGGCGAGCTGGATTCCAAGACCTCAGCCGAAATTATTGCCATGCTCCAGCAGTTGAATAAGGAGCACAACCAGACCTTCCTCATGGTCACCCACAACCTAGACGTGGCCGCGATGTGCAAGAAGGTGGTGAAGCTGGTGGACGGGAAGAATGAAACGTAG
- a CDS encoding DUF4342 domain-containing protein, which translates to MPETQEEFKITSEKLVEKVKELIHEGNIRRIIIKNEKGESVLEIPVTLGAVGFLLAPYLAAIGALAAVLTNCSVVVVKKA; encoded by the coding sequence ATGCCCGAAACCCAAGAAGAATTTAAAATCACCAGCGAAAAGCTGGTGGAAAAAGTGAAGGAACTTATCCACGAAGGGAACATTCGGCGGATCATCATTAAGAACGAGAAAGGGGAGTCAGTCCTGGAAATTCCTGTCACCCTGGGTGCGGTTGGCTTCTTGCTTGCCCCCTACTTGGCTGCCATTGGCGCTTTAGCGGCGGTGCTGACCAATTGTTCTGTGGTTGTGGTGAAGAAAGCATAA
- a CDS encoding 2-oxoacid:ferredoxin oxidoreductase subunit beta: METTPQQSAKFNTEKVPTWCPGCGDFGIWTALKNAFTEMDWNPADVLVVYGIGCSGNMSSFVKSYGFHGLHGRALPVAVGAKLANRKLKVIVVGGDGDGYGEGGNHFIHTLRSNPDITYIVHDNQVYGLTKGQTSPTTEQGEKTSSAPEGAPDQPINPPALAIAAGGTFVAQGFSGDTRQLTQLIKDGVAHPGMAHINVLQPCVTFNHHNTFSWFFKRVYKVETTPYDFTNKTEAFAKALEWGDKIPTGLLYREIRPTLEERISELRHEPLVHKPLAVDLAATLQTFI; encoded by the coding sequence ATGGAAACCACACCCCAGCAGAGTGCAAAATTCAATACGGAGAAAGTGCCAACCTGGTGCCCAGGGTGCGGTGACTTTGGCATTTGGACAGCCTTGAAAAATGCCTTCACGGAAATGGACTGGAACCCAGCTGACGTTTTGGTGGTCTACGGCATTGGCTGCTCTGGTAACATGTCCAGCTTTGTGAAGTCCTACGGCTTCCATGGTTTGCACGGCCGCGCCCTGCCAGTGGCCGTGGGCGCCAAGCTGGCCAACCGAAAACTGAAGGTGATCGTGGTGGGCGGTGACGGCGACGGGTATGGTGAAGGCGGGAATCACTTCATCCACACGCTCCGGTCCAACCCGGACATCACCTACATTGTGCATGATAACCAGGTGTACGGTCTGACCAAAGGCCAAACCTCTCCCACCACGGAGCAAGGTGAGAAAACCAGCTCTGCACCTGAAGGTGCACCTGATCAGCCCATCAATCCTCCAGCTCTGGCTATTGCCGCCGGCGGGACATTCGTGGCGCAGGGCTTTTCCGGTGACACGCGCCAACTCACCCAGCTCATTAAAGACGGGGTAGCGCACCCAGGCATGGCGCATATCAACGTGCTGCAACCCTGCGTGACCTTCAACCATCACAATACCTTCTCCTGGTTTTTCAAGCGGGTGTACAAAGTGGAGACCACACCGTACGACTTTACGAACAAAACCGAAGCCTTTGCCAAAGCACTGGAGTGGGGTGACAAAATCCCCACTGGTCTGCTCTACCGGGAAATCCGTCCAACCCTGGAAGAGCGGATCTCTGAATTGCGGCACGAACCCTTGGTGCATAAGCCACTTGCCGTGGATCTTGCAGCGACGCTGCAGACCTTCATTTAG